GCCAGCGGCGTCTACGGGACGAGCGTCGTCACGGCGGTGACCGCCCAGCACACCCGCGGCGTCGAACGCTCGTTCGCCCTGCCCGCGAGGGAAGTCGAGGCGCAGCTGTCGGCCGTCGCCGACGACTTCGAAATCGGGGCGGCGAAGACCGGGATGCTCGCGACCCCCGAGATCGTCGAGACGGTGGCCGAGCGGGCCGCCGACTTCGCGTTCCCGCTCGTCGTCGACCCCGTGATGGTCGCCACCTCCGGCGACCGGCTGCTCGAGCCGGCCGCCGAAGCCGCCTACGAGGAACTCGTGGGGACGGCGGCGCTGGTGACCCCGAACACCGACGAGGCGGCGGTGCTGACCGGGATCGACGTCGCCGACGAAACGAGCGCGAGAGAGGCCGGCGGGGCGCTGCTCGAGCGGGGCGCCGACGCGGCGCTCGTGACCGGCGGCCACCTCTCCGGCGAGCGGGTCCGTGACGTGCTCGTGACGCCCGGCGGCTCGAGGACGTTCGAGCACCCGCGAGTCGAGACTGTGGCGACCCACGGCTCGGGCTGTACGCTCTCGGCGGCGATCACCGCGCGGCTGGCCGCCGGAGAGGACCTCGAGGCCGCCGTCTCGGCGGCGACGGAGACGGTGGCTCGAGCCGTCCGCCGCTACTACGACGTCGGGCGGGGTCCCGGCGCGGTCAACCACGCCGTCGATCTGCGACCCGATGCACCGCGGTCGTCGCCGGCCGGCGCGCCCAATCGGGACGGGTAGCCCGAACGCCTGCCTCGGTGGGGAGATTTTTGCACCCGTGGCGCGTCGACGGCGTATGGTCGAATCCCCGTTCGACGCGGAGATCCGCGTCGGTGAGGTGCTCAGCGCGGAGGCGTTCCCGGAGACGAACAAGCCGGAGATGGTGAAACTCCGGATCGACCTGGGCGGAGAGACGGTGCAGTCAGCCGCCCAGCTCGGCTACAACCACGACCCCGCGGAGCTTCCGGGACGACAGGTGCTGTGTGCGACCGGACTCGGAACGGTGCGGATTGCGGGCTTCGAATCCGAAGCGCTGACCGTCGGCGTTCCCGACGACGACGGTCGACCGGTGCTCGTAACGCCCGACCGGGAGGTGCCGCTGGGCGGACGGCAGTACTGACGACTACTGGTCGACGCGTCGCTCGAGGCGAGGTCGCCAATAAAATACGCACGTCCCCACGGTGTCGATCC
Above is a genomic segment from Natrononativus amylolyticus containing:
- a CDS encoding tRNA-binding protein, which produces MVESPFDAEIRVGEVLSAEAFPETNKPEMVKLRIDLGGETVQSAAQLGYNHDPAELPGRQVLCATGLGTVRIAGFESEALTVGVPDDDGRPVLVTPDREVPLGGRQY